The Bacteroides ovatus genomic interval AGGGGTTGTTGTAGCTACAATTATCAGATCAATATCATCCGGATTTGTTCGGGTGCGTTTTATTAACTGTTTGACAGCTTTACGAGCTATGTAAGAAGTTCCCAGTCCTTCCTCTTTCAAAATACGTCTTTCCTTAATACCAATACGCCCCATAATCCATTCGTCGGTAGTATCTACCATTTTGGAAATCTCATCATTGGTCAAGATGTAATCGGGTACATATCCTCCGACTCCTGTAATTACTGCGTTTATTTTTTCCATTCGTTTTATCTAGTTTTGGTAAATTGAATAAGGAGGTTCATTCGAAAATCAAAAATGCGGGCGCAAATATATGGAAAAGAGACCGAATTCCAATAGTAGTTTGTGAAACTGTAGCCTTTTTAATTAATAAAAAGGAATATTTGACCAAATTTTGTCTAAATTTTTAGCAGGCAATTTTTGTTTAAATGAAAGAGTTGCTGTAAATAATTGATTCATAAGTAATTGTGAATGTTGCTCCGGTATTGCTAACTACGAAGTTTGTCAAACAACTCGTCATTGTATAAAGATGACTTATTGGTTAGAGACTATTTAAATTTTATGCAAATCATATTTTCGCTTCCTTTCTTGTCTTGCAGGTTCAAGATTTTCTTGATGACTTGCAAATGTGTGTTCTTCTAAATCCATACTGCCATCGGTAATGTATGGTAATAGTCAGTTATTCATCAAGAAAAATATTGTATATGTGAAAATATACACAGCGATATGATAACCGGCAGAAGCTGCAGTACGTGCCAGATGCAGTGCAAATGCTGTTTTACCTACCGCAGGACGGGCAGCAATAACGATCTCCTCACCGGGTTGCCAGCCGCATGTCACCCGGTCAAGGTCGGCAAATCCAGTAGTCAGTCCTGTAGCACTGTTCTTGTTGCTGGCCATGCGGGCCTCTATCAACTTATAGTGTCCTCTATGAGTTGTGACGTGGAACGGAGATGTTCGGCAGTACCACATTCATTTTCCAATCGGTCGAGGAGGGTATGGGCATTTGCCAGCGTATCGTCTATATCAGTTATCCTGATAGTTGGGAAAATAAGCCACTGCCATCTCGGATAGTACGTGGCAACCGTGAAGCAGCCAGTCAAAAGATTGATTATCCATTGTTTAAAATATTTTAGTACGCCGCAAAATTATGACTCGTTTCATTGGATGAAAAAAACGTTTTTCTGATGCTGGTAATTTAAATGTAAAATAAGTATGAATATTTTTAAATAAAAATCTAATTATTTAAACAATCTTTTCTATATTTGCATTTGATATTAAATTTTATATGACGGTTTTGTCGATTAATAATCAGTAATATCAAACCATTTATATATAACTAAATTTTATAATGTTGAAAGGAATAGAAATAATAAAAGATCGTTTACAACGAAAGCGAAAACAGTACATCCATCAGGGAGAGAAAATAGAACAAATGAAGTGTACAATGCAAAACACCGGTGAGGAAATTGAGCAACTGGAATATGTGCTTAATGAGATGGAGCATATAGCG includes:
- a CDS encoding DnaB-like helicase C-terminal domain-containing protein, translated to MWYCRTSPFHVTTHRGHYKLIEARMASNKNSATGLTTGFADLDRVTCGWQPGEEIVIAARPAVGKTAFALHLARTAASAGYHIAVYIFTYTIFFLMNN